Part of the Candidatus Hydrogenedentota bacterium genome is shown below.
TTTTCAGGCGGACTATATCGTCGATAAGCTTCCCGAATACCGTTGGTTTGGTGTAGGACGCGAGGCGGACGGCAACGGCGAGCGAATGGCCGTTCTCTATAAGAAGGATGTCGTGAGTCCACTAGACGTCGGCAATTTTTGGCTGTCGGAGACTCCCGAAGTTCCAGGCTCCCTTTCGTGGAATTCGTCATGCACTCGCATGGTTACCTGGGCGCGCTTCTACCACCACGCGAGCAAGCGCTTCTTCGTGCATTTCAACACGCACTTCGACCACAAGAGCGAACCAGCCCGGCAAGGAGCCGCCCGCGTGCTGCTTGAACGTATCAAGCAGCTTCCCGAAAACACCCCTGTCATCGTCACCGGCGACTACAATTCCGCGGCGGGAAAATCGGTCGCGTGGACCACACTCACGGAAGGCGGACTTGCCGATGCATGGTTGGTGGCAGCGAAGCATTCCGGCCCGACCATTACCTTTGGGAGTTTCGGCCCCCCCAAAGAAGGCGAGGATTCTCGCATCGACTGGATCATGTTGCGTGGCCCTGTTCGAGCCGACGAATGCGAAACAATCACCTACAACAAAGACGGCCGCTATCCCTCGGACCATTTTCCAGTT
Proteins encoded:
- a CDS encoding endonuclease/exonuclease/phosphatase family protein; translation: MRLTVITLVLVLSIGIATAAAEEVKLTVLSFNVRYGTAKDGENAWEKRKDILVDTIRQANPDIIGTQECLDFQADYIVDKLPEYRWFGVGREADGNGERMAVLYKKDVVSPLDVGNFWLSETPEVPGSLSWNSSCTRMVTWARFYHHASKRFFVHFNTHFDHKSEPARQGAARVLLERIKQLPENTPVIVTGDYNSAAGKSVAWTTLTEGGLADAWLVAAKHSGPTITFGSFGPPKEGEDSRIDWIMLRGPVRADECETITYNKDGRYPSDHFPVRAALTITD